The Vigna angularis cultivar LongXiaoDou No.4 chromosome 6, ASM1680809v1, whole genome shotgun sequence genome contains the following window.
ATCTATGCACCACATGATTATGTAACAGTACTGTTTCTCATATACACGATACAATTATGAAACTCCCAAACCTTTCAAACACAATCACACTGCCAGCTGCCACATGCCAATTATAGCCcttgtaatattttttacttttccactttcaaatcaaacataaaatttttttaacacatttaaatattttacattcatttaatattaattttacttattttctattttttttaaataatataaaaatttacactttttaaactattttatctatataacttacgttaaataaatataaaagagtgtcataatatatttttctccgTTCAACCGTTTACTTTTACTTATGTCATCTTTTTCCAACAATAGTACCACATTCACACACAGCTTGGTTATTTTTCACACAAAAACCATCAATTTTTGGTCATATACTTGATTAGTATTTAGGAGGAAGAGGGCTTTAAGGTAAATTGACACTAAGGAATCATTCTGATATCATCTTCAAAAGCTTGCAGTGGCGCACTACATCTCTGCTCACTCGCTTCTTAAATCTAGGAAAATTCCAGTTCCTGGTCAGAATCAAAATGCCCTTTCTTAGAGGTTTTAGATTTAATCTCTTTTTGGTGTATCTCTTTGCTACTTGGGTTCAACTCCAAACCAAGGTGGAAAGTGACCAATACAAAGTTGGAGATCTAGATTCCTGGGGGATCCCCACTTCATCAAATTCACGAGTCTATGACAAATGGTCCAAATATCACAACCTCAAGATCGGTGATTCCCTCTGTAAGTTCTTCCTTCATATCCTGTACTCCCCATCTTTGCAAAAGCTTTGCCAATTCAACACTAATATGTCGAATATGTGCAGTGTTTCTGTACCCACCAAGCCAAGATTCATTGATTCAAGTGACAGAGGAGTCCTACAACAGCTGCAACCTTAAAGATCCAATCTTGTACATGAACAATGGGAACTCGTTGTTCAACATTACATCAGTAGGGGAGTTTTACTTCACCAGTGCAGAGTTTGGTCATTGCCAAAAGCATCAAAAGCTTCACATAACTGTGGGAGTTGGAGGAAACACCGACACACTTTCTCCGTCTTCACTGCCTCAATCCGCAACTTCTTACCCAACTGCTTTTGGCGACATTCCCATGTCTCCTTCTAGTACCTCTTCACCTCAcccaaatttaaatttttcactCATAGTTATTGGGTTCTTCCTATGTGCTCTCTTCCCGAGCCTATTAAGATAATTGCAAACATACTGATTTTGTGTTCTTTTTATATTTCCTAATGCATGCAACCCttgatatgtatattttttttttcagttttaatttattactcTTTGCCATTGTAAGAGTGGATCAAATGGTtccttaaaattaataaattcttATACAATTTATTAGATTTCATAATCTTTACTcatttttaatatcttattgTAATTGTTTCATCattataataaagttataatCTTATGGTTATGATCAGGGGATCCCTAACATGGATTTGGATGGCATTGCCAATTCTAAAATATTAGATGTTCCATTTTGATTTTGTCCATAACCAAATCGTGGGTTTTGCGACTATGTGGGAAATAAGAACGTGATAAAGAATACAtagtatataaaagaaattaaggaAACAAGGAAAATATAGTTTTAGCATGTGACATGAGTTATATctcttataaaatttaatagtataccatttttacatttttacgAGCTCTTAATGTTGCTTCTCTTTTGAAGTCAGACattttcatcattatttttctcattGCATCTCTTGATTCGATATTGTTCGAATAGCATTTCTTGTTGTAGTTTAAGAGGTAAAAGGTGTTTCCTTTTGTGTACCTTGAATCCACAAGTACCGATGCAAGACCAAGAAATCACCCAACCTCATGCATATAGTCACAATAGTATTGTTAAAACTAATTTGAACATAAATAGTTTTCTTTGATATTTTAAGAGTATGATTACACGAACcaatatgtatatttttacaCGAACTTGTTTTAAGTATAGATTTTATCATATTTGattatttcaatatttcacTAAAAATAACAAGATATAGAGTATGGAGATATCCATTTCATGTCAAAAACATATTGATGACAAACTTATAGCCAAGGCTCCAACCACTAGAAGTATGACCAAGCTCCTTCAAGAAGAACTATTCGTAGAAGGAGAAACAAAGGTGTGTTTCACTTGGGCCatcatggaagaagaaggaataatgTATGATTTAGGCCTTTTATTCGACCATGCAATGTAGGTTTGattaaggcttgtattaagaCCTAAGTAACATAAGATTTTTCCTAAGTTAGATATTCAAACCAAGTGGAAAGTATGTGTCATGTGTCATGTTTCCATTGAAGAGgatttccttttaaaaaagtagCCACATGGTACCTTAGGAGtgaaaattttttctttttggtagtAGCCACATGTCCCTCcaccattggagaggattttctTTTAGTAGTGGTCACATGGAACTTTAAGAATGGATAAGATTGTGCTTTGTGAGTAGCCACATGTCCTCccatcattggagaggatttgtggacacttgTCCATTCTTTAGAAGACCTCATTTTTGGTCAATGAGAACAAAGGTGGGagatcatgattttagggttagaaggagacaccttggcttataaatagaggtgtctccaccTTTGTATTTGATCTTGGAATTTAGTAATGTTATTGATAGCAACCTCCTTGGCTAGGTTGGGCAAAGGCTAGGAGATGTGCACGGAGAGGTGTTTCCTTGGATGAATGGTGTGGAAATGTGGTGGTAAATGGTTCAAGGATGATGAGCTAAGGTGTGGATAGGGTAGAAGCTCATGGTATCTAGGAgatgtggtggtggtggtggtgtagtgTTTGGTGGCTCCAAGAGAGGTTAGGTCAACTCAAGGAGGAAGGTGACCATAGGGGCCTCATGGGTTGCTCTAGTCTTGATCTTCTAAGATGAGTAGTATGACAAAAAATGGACAAcataacattactcaacatcaaagatgaaatacaagggtggagacacctctatAGGCTAAGGGTGTCTTcttctaaccctaaaagcatgatctccTACCTTTGCTCTCATTGGCAAAAAATGAAGCCTTCTAAGGAATGGAcaagtgtccacaaatcctctccaatgatgggaggacatgtggtcactcacaaaacacaatcctctccattcctagagtgtcatactaaaaacaaataatcTCCAATGGTGGAGGGACATGTGGTCACTACCAAAAGGAAATCATCTCCACTCTTAGGGTGTCATTTGGCCACTTCTAAAAAGCAAACCCTCTCCAATGGATGCATGACACATGGCACACACTTTCCACTTGGCTTGGATGTCTAACTTAAAGAAAATCCTATGTTACTTAGGCCTTGatacaagccttaaacaaacctaCATTACATGGTTGAATACAATGGCCTAGATATCCTACACTACTCCTCAATACATGCTTCATGATAGCTCTAAAGGTGGCTCACAAGTTAGAGTTGATGTCATATTTTTGGATGACTTCCACTCTTTTGAAAATGCTTGACCATGGCTAGGTGATttgccatcattccctccctcttaaaaaatatttgccCTCAAATCTTCAACATGGAACAAGGCAAACTTCCTTATCTTCTTTGGAGTTTTGTATGCTTCTCCACCAGGGTCAAATACCCATTTTATAACACAAGTTAGAACAAATGTTATAATAGTGAGTAAATGAAGAATCTAGCTCCCAAAAATGATACACCTTAAATCAAATGAATGATCAAGAGTAGGAGCATCTTTGAAGCTTTTATTTATCTTGTGTTAGATGTATATGTTTGAAAGACTATCCATTCCAACAAAAGACTATCCATTCAAAGCAAAACGTACAAGCAATCAGAAATAGAATGATGTTAAAGAAtgccaaaaaaatattaaaaacaaaaacaataacaatcaaacaaaatcatCGTAATGCATCACGTAACCGGTGTCTTCCTTGTCATCCATCTCCTTTTTGCATTCTCTATGGCTTCCTCCCTCATCTTCACAAGCTCACGAAAGCATTGTTGATACTGTGTTTCTATTGCTTCAAGCTCCAACTGCAGGTCGTCTGAAGGGTCTTTGTCAACTATAGTAAGAGAACCAGTGCTTGACATGTCAAAGTTTTTAGATGGGCTGCAACATGAATTGATTAGAGAGCCTTCTGAGTTCTCTGAATGATTCTTTTGTCCATCCTCTTGCCCACTAAACCTGTCATCTGAATTGGAATTGAATACATCAAACCCCTCCCAGAATTcatcaaaaatgaaaatgtcGGGTTCCACATCTTTAGAATCTGAGGCAATCGTAATCCCACACTCTGCTGATATATCTGACATAACAGATTCTTGCTTCTCCTGATAACCTCCATCCACAGGCCCCGGACGAACTAGATCTTCATACATCGTCTTCATATCGTAATCACTTGATTGTAATGGCCAATCACAGCTCAACTGTTCATTCTGAACTTCTGAAGGGGCCCTGTAATGATCTGTCACAGATGAGAGGTTCTCACACAAAGGCTTCCAGTTGGGCTCAAGCTTAACAATCATATCTTGTATTAGCTCTGCAATGACAGACACATCCTCATGTGTGAGTTCCAGATGTTCCACCATCTCCTCAGCAATGGAAATTGCTGTATCAGAATCGATGTAGAATGGAAAATGGATATTCCTTGCTCCACCTACATACATATATACTAAGTATTAACAACAGGCATATACCACACAGTAACAGGGGAACAGAAGATATCTCACCACGTGCATCTGCAATTCGCAGTGTAAGTGAAATTGTACTTTCAGCATTTTTCTCCCCTCTTAGCCTAAATTCGTTATTCTCAGTCATCTTCACAAGATCAAAAGTTGAAACCTGAGAAATTTCCTCAATTCTTCCCACAGACGAGCCTGGTGAGCTACGCCTGGAGTTAAAATCTATCTCCATGGGATGAGGCTTGCACACTGGTGGATTCATCAATTTGATATGAGGACTATTAGGCAGCTGCAGTATATCAGGATTGATCTCCTTTGCGTTTTCAGTCGCAAGGAATGGGTCTTTGAGTAGTTCACATGCGGACAGTCTCATTGATGCTGGAACTAGACATTTCTCTATGAATTGCTTCACTTCAGGATCATTTACTTTAGCAAGAGCAGCAGGCTTTATACcctagaaataaaaataaaaaacaaattcatgaGTAATGACcaaaaaacaagataaaccagtcataaataaaaaaataattaaaaaacgagaaaaataaaacagacATGAAATATTTAACGAACTCCACTGAAGCAGACTTACAGAGGAAACTTTCTTATATATCTGAGCTGGATTTTTACATTCACTGTACGGGTACTCGCAGGTGATCATTTCCAAGATGCACATACCAAAGGAATATATGTCAACAAGTTCATCGTAGTCCTCCTCATAAAGCTCTGGGGCCATGAACTCCGGTGTACCTGCACCAAGATTGAAAAAGGTTGCCATCTGTTTAATTTACAAGGCCTCATTGAGCAATAACCTCAGAAGTAGATCACAAGTAAATCTATTATATTACCGATGACACTACGGGCAGTAGGCTGTTGCATAACAATTGCCAATCCAAGATCTCCGATCTTAACCAGTCCACTATTCCCATTGACAAAAATATTGTCACATTTCAGATCCCTGTGAATGACAGGAGGAGTCTGACTGTGCAGAAAACACAAGCCACGGAGAATCTGCCGTGCCCAGTTCTTAATGGCTTTCATATCCACATTCTTATGCTTCTTACGGTACCTGTACAGGCAAGACACACATGAATAAGATAATCACAAAAGTAGGAAAGCACAAAAGCATAACCCCTGTACTTTTTAGAATACCAATGCAtgcattttcaaacaaaaaacacaTGTTTCAACGTGAACGAGTGATTAAGAAGAACATAGGGTTCCATCTTAATCAATTTAATAGCGGCAAATAATGTCATCAAAATCAACTCTatgaaacagaaaataaaacagCTTATGGGGAGAATTCAGCTAACTTAGctcatgagaaaaagaaagcaaaaggCTTGGTCCATTTCAGATTTAGAAAATCTAtaacagaagaagaagaaaaccacATTTGAACGTAAATACCCTGGGCACACACCTCAAATTACATCTACCGGATAAGACACTATCTCAATGTAAATACGTGATTCAGATTGGTTTAGACACTTGTCTCGATCAAAGAATCACATTCAACAAACGACAGAGA
Protein-coding sequences here:
- the LOC108343140 gene encoding serine/threonine-protein kinase WNK8; this translates as MASSHVTEKDPTSRYARYDEVLGKGAFKTVYKAFDEVDGIEVAWNRISAEDVVQTPQQLEKLYSEVHLLKTLKHDNVIKLYNYWIDDTTATVNMITELFTSGSLRQYRKKHKNVDMKAIKNWARQILRGLCFLHSQTPPVIHRDLKCDNIFVNGNSGLVKIGDLGLAIVMQQPTARSVIGTPEFMAPELYEEDYDELVDIYSFGMCILEMITCEYPYSECKNPAQIYKKVSSGIKPAALAKVNDPEVKQFIEKCLVPASMRLSACELLKDPFLATENAKEINPDILQLPNSPHIKLMNPPVCKPHPMEIDFNSRRSSPGSSVGRIEEISQVSTFDLVKMTENNEFRLRGEKNAESTISLTLRIADARGGARNIHFPFYIDSDTAISIAEEMVEHLELTHEDVSVIAELIQDMIVKLEPNWKPLCENLSSVTDHYRAPSEVQNEQLSCDWPLQSSDYDMKTMYEDLVRPGPVDGGYQEKQESVMSDISAECGITIASDSKDVEPDIFIFDEFWEGFDVFNSNSDDRFSGQEDGQKNHSENSEGSLINSCCSPSKNFDMSSTGSLTIVDKDPSDDLQLELEAIETQYQQCFRELVKMREEAIENAKRRWMTRKTPVT
- the LOC108342497 gene encoding stellacyanin, with translation MPFLRGFRFNLFLVYLFATWVQLQTKVESDQYKVGDLDSWGIPTSSNSRVYDKWSKYHNLKIGDSLLFLYPPSQDSLIQVTEESYNSCNLKDPILYMNNGNSLFNITSVGEFYFTSAEFGHCQKHQKLHITVGVGGNTDTLSPSSLPQSATSYPTAFGDIPMSPSSTSSPHPNLNFSLIVIGFFLCALFPSLLR